The genomic region ttaccttatgcctctatataaatgcatttaaattaatgacatgaaaataaataaatagaaaattattgaggtgacaattgatcaaagcatcttaatcaaatctttaaaaggaatgaatgtttaatctaacaactataGAAAAGATGTACGACATTCTAATTTtcccaaaataaataaacttaacgAGATATAGCAAAAATTAAACAGCCACCAAAACTCCTCATCCCAAAACCCGTCAACCGCCCCAATCTCAAGCAGCAACCCTTACTCGCCCCGCCTAAAAATCACCCGATCATCAacctctttttctctttctccctcaccAAATCCAGATTtaagaaacccctaaacccaCTCCCACCTATCAACAAGAAAACCAAACTCCTAAATTTGGATGTCGGAGCAGTTTAtaaatttgatctaaaaaattagtttatctaacATTACTCATTTATCAATTCATCAACGTTCATTTATTGATCCAGTAACTTAAAAGAACGCTTCCCTCACTTAAATATCATGTAAATTAGTAATATGAATTACGCGACAatttgataattaaaaaaaaatcacttacaTGTTCTCACCATAGTACATGTTTTTCCATATcgccaagaaaatgaaaatacagTGTTTTTTGGTAATTACGGGAAAACATGTAAGATGGTGATCGGTTGCAAATGGAtgggaaaacaaaatcaaaatgggGTTGATTACCATGTTGCATGCTCTAGCTATATATAATTTACgtgggtttttgttgtttttattttgtcaaattatatatatatatatatatatgtgtgtgtgtgtgtgtgtgtgtgtgtgtgtggttgaACTAATGCAAAAATAACCAAGCAGATCATGCGTACAAATTGGCCCTTcaattaattcttgaaaaaATATTGTATGTTAACCAGCATGATTATGTGCCCTGTCAGATGTGATGTTACAAATTGATTACTAAAATGCGTCTTAGGTTTAGGGTTGTATGTCCTATAAATATGGGTGAAATtaataaattgatattatatCAGCATATCACCTGTTATAACGGTCAGGCAGGCATGGGCTTCAAGAAGTTCACCTCTTTGTCACTGGTCTTTCTTGCATCGGCCAGCTTCCACTCAAGGCAAGCTCAAGGAGCTGGGGGCAACCTATGCGCCGGAGCTGACCACGCAGCCCGCTGCCGCTCGGTTGTGGGAACAGCGAAAGCCCCATGTGCCGTCATGGAAACAATCGTTAACCGACTGATTTGTGAGGCAAAGCAAGCAAAAACTTCTGCTACTAGGCTTCCCCCCGAGGACCCTCCAATTTTCAAAGAAACCTTGAAAACTATTTGTGTTTCCTTTCTTTGTCGGGCAGTGGGATTTACCCGATATTCTTCATTCCAAACAATCAAGGATTAATGTTTTGTTGGCGTTAGGTGCGCGTtatcataaaaacaaaattagttttCATATCATCGTCCAACGTAACACCCCAGATCATGAGCAAAAAAATTTCCAACGTAATGCGTCGATGATGTACAATATTTGAACTCACTTTTATCATATACCatcatcaaataaataaatagcaaATTAAAGTCGAGAACTACACGTTAAGCAACAAAGTGCTCCAAAGTGTTGGGAATCTAGAAGATCTTTCACGAAACTTGGGCTTAGGCTGAAGTAGTAAAGGGAAGGCTCAAATCTCTCTCAACCCAAACGCCATACACATGAACCCCAGTTTAGTAATGGGCACACCCTAGGCCTATATTGCATGCCAGAAGGTTCACATGCCCAACAGAAGCCCACATTGCATGATAATTCCAGGCTTCCAGCTGCGTCAAAGATCAGACCAGTGTACAGTGTACTACTGAGCAACTCAGAAATATCAAATTCTTTGCCAAATGGGCACTCaccaaattgtaaaattctCGACTTGTAGCCAAGAACGGGAAAGTTTCAGATCAAATCACAACTTTCTAGTCCCCATGTTCTTAGCAAATATGGAAACACATATAACATGGAACATTGCAAGTAATTATTACCATGTGGGATGGATTAGCCTGCATGTGGGAGAACTTAACCATATATGGTTGGACCAAGCCAAACATGGAGTTTTGAATTTGGGAGTGAAATTTGTCAAAATTTAGAGATTTATTAGTGACTCTCAACCTATTCTTATGAACATTGATATTATTTCAAACTTGCAATTAACTATGTGCTAAAAGTAGTAGGTTTGAGGTTTTATCGCAACTTCCAGTCTTACTAGTAGTAGAAACATGACTCGTATATTGAAGTTTATTTTATTCTCTAATGCAAGATTTTACATTCTTCAACAAAAGCAAGATTATCGATTGATGTTTTGCAAGAGCAAGCAattttcatacatttttttcttcattacacactgttaaattatttttttttataattcgtTTGAACgaaccaaaagaaaatcaacatacataaatgaatcaaacataaataaatCAGAGTGTgtataaagaaaaaagaggcGTGTGAAGTCATTTCTATTTTGCAAATGAACATGTGGCATCACCTTTGACAAAGTGAAAACATATGTAGATCATCTTTCGTCGAAAGGCAAATGCATTACTCCAACCAACTAACCTAATTCATGCATGCTTTTCATGACATCTTCTAACTCCTGTAGATCTGAATGCACACCACAAGCTTCAGCTAAGGAGCTTATGGCCAAAAGTGATTTGCTTGCTTGTGTGGTTAGGCAAAAGTGACGTCGATCTCAATTTCAGCGAATTATCACATGTCTCCAAAGTCCAAAAGCACCCGTTTTTCCATGTGTGCTTGCCAACTTTACATTGTTTTAGTCGAGATGTTAAAGCTTGCTTAATTTCATCGGTTCCTTGCGTTATCTTTACACTATTCTTCATTTTTCGTTATATTATCGTACTGAAAAATGATAATTTATTTTGTCGCCTTATATTTTTCTGGAtgtgaatattttaaattccacactaataaaaacaaaaagaaaaaaagaaaagaaaaaggaatggCAGATATTTAAGAGcgacctttttattttttttgtttgagaagACCGACctctttgtattaaaaaatcTTGCCTTCCCTGTATTATAATCCAAGTGCTTTGGATCTATCAACAAGTGCAGAGAGTAGTGTGTGTGGCGTCTGGACTGCATCTAGAATTTGCTCGATTGAACAGAAACGGGACACTTGCAACTTGACAATGTGGGGTCGCACCAAATCAACATTGACAATGCGAGGAGGTATTATAATGCGTGACAGGTGTGGCGGATGAGAAATACTTACATGAAATGAATTTATTATGATGATTTGTTTTAATAATATAAGAGTATGTGCTAGTTTTTGTTTACATGTCTTTGATTTATTGGTATCAAATGCCACTATGACGGTGAATATGTGCCTTACAAGTCTTTGTCATGTGAATGCCATTACAAAAGACTTTGATGTAATTAGAAATGAATGAATACACTCATTATATATAGTCTAAAAAGTATTTTGATTACCAAAAACGTTCGTTATATATAGTCTAAAAAGTATTTTGATTACCAAAAGCGTTATTGATCATATTgacataaaaagttaaaaataatttagggCTAGTTACATGTTCTTCAAGACTTCCAAGTACTTTTTCAAGAATACTTaactttttttatattaaaaatgtcaatatattttcaacaaaaacatttttagtAGAAGCGCTTCCAACGACAACAATTCCGAACGGGTTTTTAGTTTCTATTTCTTACGCGCAAGGAGTGAAATTTGATTAGGAGAGCTTGAACAATGACCACATTACATGTTTGCCGTCTCTTGAGATATGAAACCCCAAATGTTTTTATCGCTTACCTCATTGATTTGCAAATTCAGTGTCGACCACATTTTGATCATTGCGATCCCCAGTTATTCAACTTAAACGGTtagatcaaatctaacggtcaaaTTAGACAGGCGAGAAAAATCTTGGATTCATTGTTCCGTCCATACGAGAATCAAAAGGCGAAAGAAGTTAAAACTGAAAATCCAAGTAAAATCAATGGCAAAATGATCGAGCGGTCACCTCTCCGATTCAACTCAACAAGGacaggaaggagaagaagtcgCACGTGACAATCTCCCCAATCTCCTCCGAGCTTTTTCGAAACTGTGGCCACGTGTCCACGGCCGGAGATAGAGCGCCATGTCACTTACGTAGACTCGCTCTCCGATTCCACACAAACTGCTTACAAATCAGAAATCACTCCCTCCCACCAATCGCAGGATCTCGCGGACTGGCTTTAAACCAAAGCCTTCGTCTTGGAGCCCTCCCCCACCtttcactttctctctcctcgtACTTCACTCTCCCCCCCGTCTCTCTCTAGAATCTGATCGTATAttcattctctctttctctgtacAGGCTCGGAACTTGGAATCAATTTCCCGGGGTAAGCTTCTACAGTTCAACAATTTCAAGTTCAATTTTTGCAAACCATTTGATCGTattaatttgtgggattttgcTTGCATTTACTGTTCTTAGATTCTAGATGTTTCGGAGCTATGAATGAGTGGAAATGTTGCAGTGAATCGGCGATGTTGTTTTTAGCTCAAATTTTCTAcgattttctgtttgtttctcgaGAAATTTTTcgtaagaggaagaaaagatatgCAGcgcttgaaattttgaaatcctTTTGCTTTGAGAAACAGTGAAAGTGAAAAGGTATTAGCTTTGATGAGAGTGATAGGTGTAATCCAACAAGAGGCGAGCAAAgtaatttcctttttctttcatcttcctCAGCTTTCTCGGCAAGCAAACACAGAATTAGTAAAAATTACATCTTTTTTGTATGTGTGTAAGAAGATTATGCCTAATTTGGTTGATATATGTATGAAATACTTTAATCTCTGCTTTTGATGGATGCTTTTACTGTGTTTCGATTCGTCGGTTTCTTCAGAATTGAGGAGCGTGTCAACGAATATGAGCAATTCCGTAGGCCATAACTTGCTCAATCAGAGCTTGTTTCAAAGCAAGATAAATTCTTCTGATATTCCTGCCAAAACATTGTTTCAAGCTAAGAGCGTCCACCAAGTGACAGCTCAGGCGCGAAAATCACCCATATCCAAGAAATTCTGTGGGAACACTTTGAACGTTCAGAAACCGAAGTTAGCCATGGGGTCATGCCGCCCCATTACAGCTATTCCTCGTGGCGTATTAACCACTGATCCGCCTTCCAATGTAAGTAAATTTATCGGAAAACTTAATAGAAAATGGCTTGATAATGCTAGGGTGAGGGAGGTGTTGTGATGGAGATTTGCTAAGATTTGGAATTAAGTTTAGAATTGATTGACTGCTTCAAATCTGTCTGGGTGTTTTGCCTGGACATGGACTATTGTTAACTAAATTCTTCCTCGTAGCAGCAGCTTGCCAGGAAATTCAATCTCGATGGGAATATTGAAATGCAGGTACATGTAGTGTAACTGTTAGGTGTTTAGACCAATGTTATATATTTGGATAAGTTTTGCTCAGTTCAGCTCAACTAAGATATGCATGGGGAACTAAACTAACAAAACCATACGTAATTGGGCAGGTTTATGTGAATCCTTCCACACCGGGATCTGCCACTCAAGTAGATATCCGTGTAGCGTATAGCGGTGACTCTTTGACTCTTCACTGGGGTGGGATAAAAGATAGAAAAGAGTAAGTTTCCCTGTAATTGCTTCCTTTGTTGAGTCTGATGCTCAAGATTTCTACCCTAAGATAATAAAATCTGAGATGTCTTCTTTCTTATTGTCATTTGCTGTTTACAGAAAATGGGTGCTTCCATCTCGTCACCCAGATGGAACCAAAGTATATAAGAACAAAGCTCTTAGAACACCTTTTGTGAATGTAAGGTTTTTAAAGCACATCATATATTCCTCAACAAATATCTCCCATTTGGTTAAGATATTGTGCTAAATGAAGTTTTATTTGTTGATCAATTGTTTTCTCTAGTCCGGCTCCAATTCCTTGCTTCAAATTGAGATTGATGATCCTACAATACAAGCAATCGAATTTCTTTTAGTTGATGAAAGCCAGAACAGATGGTAagattttggttgtttttttttcttggccTAGTAACTTAGATCTATCTAAACAGGCCAGATGAGTTTTGTTCTTCCTTAATGTTCTTTGGTAGGTTTAAGAACAATGATGATAACTTTCATGTTAAGTTACCTGCAAAGGAGAAGTTGATATCCAATGCTTCAGTTCCTGAAGAGCTTGTACAAATTCAAGCATATTTGAGGTGGGAAAGAAAGGGTAAACAGATGTATACACCAGAGCAAGAAAAGGCATGTGAAATTTGCTCtataattttataaatcttGTATTATCATTGTTACAGCATCTCAAACTACATTCGTTATTTCCTTTGTCCTTTTTACTCCCACGGGAAGAAAAAAACACCAGACCAAGAGAAAGCATGTAAACTGTGATTTGATACTATAGAAATTCTGGCTAGTGAAATTTCACTAGTCATTTAAGCTCTCTTGTTGAACGCTGGACAAGACAAACTTGTTGGTTTGATTTAAAGACTTTATATGCTATTTTGGTTTgcttttaataaatatttagtgTTTATAGGTGGAGTACGAAGCAGCCCGAACTGAGTTATTGGAGGAAGTAGCTAGGGGTACTTCCATACAAGAGCTCCAAGCAAGGTTGACTAAGAAAAATGATGGTGGTAAGATTGAAGAGCCATCTGGTTCTGATACAAAGGCTGCAAAAAAATCTGAAAGCAAAAAGGTTTTTAGAACCGAGAGAATTCAACGCAAGAGGAGGGACTTAATGCGGATTATCAACAAACATGCTACTAAACCTGTTGATGAAGCTAAATTTGTAGATGAAGAACATCCAGCCAAACCAAAACCCTTGACAGCAGTTGAGCTTTTCGCCAAGGAAAAGGAAGAACAGGATGGAGGTTCTATTCTGAGGAAAAACATCTTCAAGATCAATGATAAGGAACTTCTGGTGAGACAATTATATGCTTTGGTTCTTGATTCGTCTGCTTTTCTAGGGACTAAACTAATTTTAGAACCCTGAAATATTTATAAGGTACTTGTAACCAAGCCTGCTGGGAAGACAAAGGTTCATCTGGCAACAGATTTCAAAGAGCCACTTACCCTTCACTGGGCTTTATCTGCAAGCAAGGCTGGAGAGTGGTCGGTAATATTTTGAATTCTTTTAACTGAAATAATGGTATTCATATGTTTGCTTTCTTTAAATTCTCTCTCGGACATTTTCAAATTTCCATGCATTGCTTGTTAGTCGCAGAGCATGAAATAGTAAAGTAAGCTACATTGGCATTTTCAGGAACCACCTGCAAATACACATCCCCAGGGTTCAGTTGCTCTAAATGGGGCTGTTGAAACACAATTTAGACCAAGTTCCACTGACTCTGCTTATGAGGTATAACACAAGAGAACATGGATTGATCCGTGTGCCTGGGAACTTTATACTAGCTCATATATTCAAGATCTTTAGACAATTGTCTTGGTCCTCACAGTAACTTTACAGGTTCAAACTATAGAAATAGAAATTGAAGGAGAGAGTTTTAAAGGAATGCCGTTTGTCCTTAATGCTTCTGGGAACTGGATGAAGAATCAAGGCTCCGATTTCTATGTTGACTTTGGCGTCGAACGCAAGAAAGCTCAGAAGGTTGCTCCTTGTTTTGGTCATAATCTATTTTTCTGTGACTGCCTATTCTTGATTCTCCTCAAGGTTCCATTTTCTTTACAAGTTTAGTTTCTGAACTTTTCGCATTCAAGGATACTGGTGATGGCAAAGGTACTGCAAAGGCTTTGTTGGATAAAATAGCCGACCAGGAGAGTGAGGCACAGAAATCCTTTATGCATCGGTCAGTATTCCCTTGGGAATTCGATAAATTATAGTTTCACTGACTTGGCCATTTCTTATTCCATCTTATGCCATTCTGCTATATTTGTCCCGGTATatttttttgataattaattacaaCTTTAGATTTTTCAGTCATGCCCTTCGCATTTTGTGAATTAGAATATTTTGAATCATCTTCAAAatgaattttatttgattttctttactAAACCTCGTATTTTCCTTTTCTCAGATTTAACATTGCAGCAGACTTGGTCAATCAAGCAAAAGATGCTGGTGAATTAGGTCTTGCAGGTATATTGGTGTGGATGAGGTTTATGGCTACGAGGCAGCTCATTTGgaataaaaattacaatgtgAAACCACGGTACAATTCTTTTGATCTCTACTGTATGATTTTAATACTTTATTTTTTGGGCCACATGGACATGGAGATGTGGGGATATCGTCTTAAATGGCTCTTATGTATTGATAGTTATAGGGACAGGCCGGGTCCAGTTTCTAGAATTTCTGTTACTCTGCACCCCTCACTCCTCGCAAAACGCTAAACCTGTGTGTTCTTATTTTTCTGGTGGTGCAGTGAGATTAGTAAAGCACAGGACAGGCTCACGGACTTGCTCCAGAATGTTTATGCAAATTATCCACAGTATCGCGAACTTCTACGGATGATCTTGTCTACCGTTGGCCGTGGAGGAGAAGGGGATGTGGGACAGCGAATTCGAGATGAGATCCTTGTTATCCAGGTGGAAAATATTATGTTTGCTTTTGTGTATGTGGTCTAATATTCACGTCCCTCATTTCTGGACaagtttttgaatttgtataattttttggATGATGTCAGAGAAAAAATAATTGCAAAggtggaatgatggaggaatggCATCAAAAGTTGCATAATAACACAAGTCCAGATGATGTTGTTATTTGTCAGGTATGGATGTCAGAGCTTTTTAGGGCCTATTCAGtggttttttatttgaaaatttatctTGATAGTTGTCACTTGTCATTGCAGGCATTAATAGATTACATAAAAAATGACTTTGATATTGGTGTTTACTGGAAAACTTTGAATGAGAATGGAATCACAAAAGAACGTCTCCTGAGCTACGATCGGGCAATCCGTAATGAACCAAATTTCAGGAGAGATCAAAAAGATGGTCTTCTGCGTGATCTGGGGCACTacatgagaactttgaaggttTGA from Pyrus communis chromosome 4, drPyrComm1.1, whole genome shotgun sequence harbors:
- the LOC137730854 gene encoding alpha-glucan water dikinase, chloroplastic-like, whose protein sequence is MSNSVGHNLLNQSLFQSKINSSDIPAKTLFQAKSVHQVTAQARKSPISKKFCGNTLNVQKPKLAMGSCRPITAIPRGVLTTDPPSNQLARKFNLDGNIEMQVYVNPSTPGSATQVDIRVAYSGDSLTLHWGGIKDRKEKWVLPSRHPDGTKVYKNKALRTPFVNSGSNSLLQIEIDDPTIQAIEFLLVDESQNRWFKNNDDNFHVKLPAKEKLISNASVPEELVQIQAYLRWERKGKQMYTPEQEKVEYEAARTELLEEVARGTSIQELQARLTKKNDGGKIEEPSGSDTKAAKKSESKKVFRTERIQRKRRDLMRIINKHATKPVDEAKFVDEEHPAKPKPLTAVELFAKEKEEQDGGSILRKNIFKINDKELLVLVTKPAGKTKVHLATDFKEPLTLHWALSASKAGEWSEPPANTHPQGSVALNGAVETQFRPSSTDSAYEVQTIEIEIEGESFKGMPFVLNASGNWMKNQGSDFYVDFGVERKKAQKDTGDGKGTAKALLDKIADQESEAQKSFMHRFNIAADLVNQAKDAGELGLAGILVWMRFMATRQLIWNKNYNVKPREISKAQDRLTDLLQNVYANYPQYRELLRMILSTVGRGGEGDVGQRIRDEILVIQRKNNCKGGMMEEWHQKLHNNTSPDDVVICQALIDYIKNDFDIGVYWKTLNENGITKERLLSYDRAIRNEPNFRRDQKDGLLRDLGHYMRTLKAVHSGADLESAIQNCMGYKDEGQGFMVGVQINPISGLPSEVPDLLRFVLEHVEDKNVEVLIEGLLEARQALWPLLSKPHDRLRDLLFLDIALDSTVRTAIERGYEELNNAGPEKIMYFISLVLENLALSSDDNEDLIYCLKGWDQAQNMLKSKSNDWALYSKSILDRTRLALANKAESYHRILQPSAEYLGAQLGVDQWAVNIFTEEIIRAGSAASLSSLLNRLDPVLRKTANMGSWQVISPVEVVGYVVYVDELLTVQNKVYSKPTILVAKSVKGEEEIPDGTVAVLTPDMPDILSHVSVRARNSKVCFATCFDPNILADLRASEGKLLRVKPTPADIVYSEVNEGELDAGSTNSKEDTPSLTLVKKKFTGRYAISSDEFTSDMVGAKSRNIAYVKGKLPSWVGIPTSVALPFGSFEKVLSEDSNKAVAEKLETLKKKLKDGDFDSLKKIRETVLQLAAPPQLVQELKMTMKGSGMPWPGDEGEQRWEQAWTAIKKVWASKWNERAYFSTRKVKLDHDYLCMAVLVQEIINADYAFVIHTTNPSSGDSSEIYAEVVKGLGETLVGAYPGRALSFISKKNDLDSPQVIGYPSKPIGLFIKRSIIFRSDSNGEDLEGYAGAGLYDSVPMDEEEKVVVDYSSDPLMVDGNFRKTILSSIARAGSAIEELYGSPQDIEGVIRDGKLYVVQTRPQM